A window of the Pseudomonas sp. B21_DOA genome harbors these coding sequences:
- a CDS encoding YcfL family protein → MRLKIIAVAALALLAGCATPPPPEPGSAASKVVAMGPQKHIVVGAMRVARENGFMTVNVQLSNTLNSNKIFYYRFAWLGAEGFPVAEEEVWKSQMMYGAQTSFIQAIAPTPKAVDFRLEIKTP, encoded by the coding sequence ATGCGCTTGAAGATCATCGCCGTCGCCGCCCTCGCCTTGCTGGCAGGCTGCGCCACCCCGCCACCGCCGGAGCCGGGCAGCGCCGCGAGCAAAGTCGTGGCCATGGGCCCGCAGAAACACATCGTCGTCGGCGCCATGCGCGTGGCCCGGGAAAACGGCTTCATGACCGTCAACGTGCAGTTGAGCAACACCCTCAACAGCAACAAGATCTTCTACTACCGCTTCGCCTGGCTTGGTGCCGAAGGTTTCCCGGTTGCCGAAGAAGAAGTGTGGAAAAGCCAGATGATGTACGGCGCCCAGACCAGCTTCATTCAGGCCATCGCGCCGACCCCGAAAGCCGTGGATTTCCGTCTGGAAATCAAGACGCCTTAA